The genomic interval AAGGATTATACGACAGGGCGAAAGTTGTTCTCGATTCTTCCCTTTCCTCGGAAGAACTGGGCGAAAATGAAAGAATTGAAGGCATGATTCTTTCAGCCGACATAGATATAAAACTCGGAGAGTATGCGAGCTCTTCGGGGACTCTTGAAAATGTTTATTATCAGAGAAGAGATTTCAAAGATACGATCGTAATGAGATATCAGCAGATAATCGATAAATTATCTTTCGAAGGAAGATTTTCCGAGGAAATATATTTTTCCAAGAAATTATTTTTGATTGAACAAAATGCGGTTGCGAGAGAATTGCTCCCTGAAATCACCAGATCTTTTCTTCTCGAAGCTGACACGGCCAACGCATTGAGCACTTTATCACGATCACTCAAATACGAAGAACTTTCTCTTAGCGCCTGCATACTTCTCGGTGAAATTTATAAAAACAAAAAAATGCACGAGATCGCAGTTGCGTGGCTCGATTCGGCAATAATAAAACCTGACGCCGACAAGATACAAATAATGCAGAATAAAGCTGACATACTGGTCGAAATGTCAAAGGAACTTATCGAAAAAGGGAGACAGGGTGAAGCCCTCAATTATCTTTCTGAAGCGTCTTTTCTGACTCAGGGAACAACTTCTGCCGAAGCGGCCTGGCTTGCAGGAAGTTTATACGTGGCTTCAGAAAATTACGCCAAGGGAAGACTGTATCTCGAGAGGGTTTTAGAGATTGAAAGAAGCTCGGTTATCAGAGAAAAAGCCATCAAATTACTGCAAAATATTTAGGAGTAAAAGTGAAAAAGACATTTATTTTCGTTGTGGCAGTCATAACGGCGTCCGGATGTTCGCCTAAAAGGATCAACCTGGATAGATACACTGATGAAGAAGCCGCTTTGTCTGTCGCGCGGGAATTGTTCGAAAGCAATGATTACGGAGAAGCCGCCGAAGCCTTCAACTACGTTTATCTGAGTTTTGATTTTACGCGATATAAAAGCTATGCTTTATTCATGTCCGGCCTTTCGTATTACATGGATGGAAAATACGATGATGCAATTGAAACTTTTAAAGTGTTTTACAATAAATACCCCTCCGATACGCTTATATCGAGCACCGTGTACTATTGGGCGAGCTCCTATGAGAAATCATCGCCGTCTTTTGAAAGGGACCTTCTGAAGCTGAAATACGCTTTGGAAACA from candidate division WOR-3 bacterium carries:
- the bamD gene encoding outer membrane protein assembly factor BamD, whose protein sequence is MKKTFIFVVAVITASGCSPKRINLDRYTDEEAALSVARELFESNDYGEAAEAFNYVYLSFDFTRYKSYALFMSGLSYYMDGKYDDAIETFKVFYNKYPSDTLISSTVYYWASSYEKSSPSFERDLLKLKYALETYSLFLARFPSDERTQEAVERVRHCENILLRKLIYEAEVYKKMNRHESAFAVLVTAAGMYPNSDYISQALYEAALSALKTGNLSSARRYFLDASEYQTEYAEKAREMLSRLPITESTDSFSPDTIEESREE